A single genomic interval of Apis cerana isolate GH-2021 linkage group LG14, AcerK_1.0, whole genome shotgun sequence harbors:
- the LOC108001034 gene encoding E3 ubiquitin-protein ligase Topors produces the protein MEGPLEIKDSAAGAEEPIKSEAPVQNPDNSDRSDGAVSPPPNCSICLGKLVNTSFTDSCLHQFCFTCLLQWSKIKTECPLCKQTFKSIIHNVRSEEDYDQYHVPRELATLDLNFELGHTMDTGTHRFHYRTTMTGHHRRPHEVVLNPDQVARREQLPSIVPQVSMLERLRRRVNPADYRRNIYRLGIWATALPDVFGRFRECSADYYRREPRELNRLIPWLNRELQVLLNNNASHVAYVLRVILDALSQYDIRSPEFRDLVRPHFSTFTDHFVHELLNYARTNFDLVGYDQSVTYLPQGLSNEYVSSVLSPAPSSASTSSDDSDVRVLDEAIDLRMNTEMPNVGPHTINMPGPSTVGQTFQLEIPYNVPNVLTISSDSSSSDNDCEVIGYVKPRHERTPEIIELLSSDPEEINISYIPNDNAEATAPTSYEDIAQPSTSHNINKRELTSSSNESNSDSDSDYTFRRSRKYQNRTRKHTKRSITSKRRNRSIESRVRNRTSRNLSSSGESESRKKGTKRNTQRTTKRRLSTSSDSSSHETQSKPMDEKKFVYYTPQHSAKVTVRVRKDLIKKETRYSDDESFSSNSSTESDDVKNVKSHTLRKSKRKYTTSSSDFDTGRSERIIKTRGKTRQIPDRKESHRKELRYKNDRQSLSRSSSASSYASQKVMRDNSRRRDSQRGLSDDDNNWIRDVSRKGRELKSKTREVTLSSSDFDEDYRSHSQCSNYSAKSYTYKKKSKHKDKHKSKKRKRSSSRSRNSSNRSRLTRRHPA, from the exons atggaAGGTCCACTGGAAATAAAGGATTCTGCTGCAGGTGCAGAAGAACCTATTAAATCAGAAGCACCTGTACAAAATCCAGATAATAGTGATCGTAGTGATGGTGCAGTTTCACCTCCACCAAATTGTAGCATTTGTTTAGGCAAATTAGTGAATACATCATTTACTGATAGTTGTCTTCATCAATTTTGCTTTACGTGTTTGCTTCAATGGTCTAAAATAAAGACAGAATGTCCATTGTGTAAACAGACATTTAAGTCAATTATACACAATGTTAGATCAGAAGAAGATTATGACCAATATCATGTACCCAGAGAATTGGCTACTTTGGATCTTAATTTTGAATTGGGTCATACTATGGATACTGGTACTCATCGTTTTCATTAtag gACAACTATGACAGGTCATCATAGACGTCCACATGAAGTAGTACTTAATCCAGACCAGGTTGCAAGAAGAGAACAATTACCAAGTATAGTACCACAAGTCTCAATGTTAGAGCGTTTACGCAGACGTGTAAATCCAGCCGATTATCGTCGTAATATTTATAGGCTTGGAATTTGGGCTACTGCATTACCGGATGTGTTTGGTCGCTTTCGTGAATGTAGTGCTGATTATTAtcg gagAGAACCAAGAGAATTAAATCGACTTATACCATGGTTAAATAGAGAATTGCAAGTATTACTTAATAACAATGCTTCTCATGTTGCATATGTATTGAGAGTCATATTGGATGCTCTTAGTCAATATGATATCAGAAGTCCAGAATTTCGAGATTTAGTACGGCCTCATTTTAGCACATTTACAGATCATTTTGTTCATGAATTACTTAATTATGCACGAACTAACTTTGATTTAGTTGGTTATGATCAGTCTGTGACTTATTTGCCACaag gcTTGTCAAATGAATATGTATCAAGTGTTTTGTCACCTGCACCTAGTAGTGCTAGCACTAGTTCTGATGATTCAGATGTTCGAGTTTTAGATGAAGCAATCGATCTTAGAATGAATACAGAAATGCCTAATGTAGGACCACATACAATCAATATGCCTg gTCCAAGTACTGTAGGGCAGACTTTTCAATTAGAAATTCCATACAATGTACCAAATGTATTAACTATTTCTTCTGATTCTTCTTCATCAGATAATGATTGTGAGGTAATTGGTTATGTGAAACCACGTCATGAAAGAACACCAGAAATCATAGAATTACTTTCATCTGATcctgaagaaataaatatttcttatataccAAATGATAATGCTga agctACAGCACCTACTTCGTATGAAGATATTGCTCAACCTAGTACAtctcataatattaataaacgagAATTAACATCCTCATCTAATGAAAGTAATTCCGATTCAGATAGTGATTACACTTTTCGAAGAAGTAGAAAGTATCAAAATCGTACTAGAAAACATACGAAAAGAAGTATAACAAGTAAAAGGCGCAATCGATCAATAGAATCGAGAGTTCGTAATCGAACAAGTAGAAATTTATCCAGTTCCGGAGAAAGTGAatctagaaaaaaaggaaccaAAAGAAACACTCAACGAACAACAAAAAGAAGATTAAGTACTAGTAGTGACAGTAGTTCTCATGAAACACAATCAAAACCaatggatgaaaaaaaatttgtttattacacACCACAGCATTCTGCAAAAGTTACTGTGCGTGTTCGTAaggatttaatcaaaaaagaaaccCGATATTCGGATGATGAATCATTCAGTAGCAATAGTAGTACTGAATCAGATGatgttaaaaatgtaaaatctcATACATTACGAAAATCGAAAAGGAAATATACTACTAGTTCGAGTGATTTTGATACCGGCAGAAGTgagagaataattaaaacgagAGGTAAAACAAGGCAAATACCAGATAGAAAAGAATCTCATCGAAAAGAATTAAGATACAAAAATGATCGACAATCTTTATCTAGAAGTAGCAGTGCATCTTCTTATGCATCACAAAAAGTAATGAGAGATAATTCTAGGCGACGAGACTCTCAACGAGGTTTGAGTGATGACGATAATAATTGGATAAGAGATGTTTCAAGAAAAGGTCgtgaattaaaatctaaaacgaGAGAAGTAACATTAAGTAGTTCAGATTTCGACGAAGATTATAGATCGCATAGTCAATGCAGTAATTATTCAGCTAAGtcgtatacatataaaaagaaatcaaagcaTAAGGATAagcataaaagtaaaaaaagaaaacgatctAGCAGTAGATCACGTAATTCATCGAATCGATCACGATTAACTCGACGGCATCCtgcttaa